A single genomic interval of Trichocoleus sp. harbors:
- a CDS encoding PAM68 family protein has product MSSKPQADSGQGDGNSAQRQPLPFEPLKNRKPKASKEANQAAVKVEAVKAEKTNRDARRQAQPPAASSTAIPDSVSRRMVKRMAILCGIPSLLGMSTFVISYLLITNDLFQVPTYAVLLVSLGWFGLGVLGLSYGMLSASWDEEVPGTLVGWTEFTTNWGRMREARRSAKNKS; this is encoded by the coding sequence ATGTCCTCTAAGCCGCAAGCTGATTCTGGACAGGGGGATGGAAACTCGGCTCAGCGCCAACCCCTCCCCTTTGAGCCACTGAAAAACCGTAAGCCAAAAGCCTCAAAAGAAGCAAATCAAGCAGCGGTTAAGGTTGAAGCGGTTAAGGCTGAGAAAACCAATCGGGATGCCCGTCGTCAGGCGCAACCCCCTGCTGCATCCAGCACAGCCATTCCTGATAGCGTCAGTCGTCGCATGGTCAAGCGGATGGCGATTCTTTGCGGCATTCCCTCACTGCTGGGGATGTCTACTTTTGTGATCAGCTATCTGCTCATTACTAACGACCTCTTCCAAGTTCCAACCTACGCTGTTTTATTGGTTAGCCTGGGTTGGTTTGGCTTGGGTGTTCTAGGTTTGAGTTATGGTATGCTTTCTGCTTCCTGGGATGAAGAAGTACCGGGAACCCTGGTCGGCTGGACAGAATTTACAACTAACTGGGGTCGGATGAGGGAAGCAAGACGATCGGCAAAGAATAAGTCTTAG
- the crtH gene encoding carotenoid isomerase, with protein MPDVSQSAATQKLSAEAADSLANEEFDVIVIGSGIGGLVTATQLAAKGARVLVLERYLIPGGSAGYFEREGYRFDVGASMIFGFGDRGTTNLLTRALKAVNVSLETIPDPVQIHYHLPQGLELKVHRDYENFLQELTEHFPQEREGIRRFYDECWQVFNCLNAMDLLSLEEPRYLMRVFFQHPFACLGLVKYLPQNVGEIARRYIQDPALLKFIDMECYCWSVVPADRTPMINAGMVFSDRHYGGINYPKGGVGQIAQKLVEGLEKAGGQIRYKARVTEVVRQNGRAIGVQLASGQVVRARQVVSNATRWDTFENLLPQAEMPPSETKWRKRYQKSPSFFSLHLGVKAEVLPPGTECHHILLEDWECMEAAKGTIFVSIPTLLDPDLAPSGHHIIHAFTPDWIENWQNLSPSDYEAKKEEVAAQIIDRLSALFPNLVAGLDYQEAGTPRTHRRFLGRMDGTYGPIPARKLMGLLGMPFNRTAIPGLYCVGDSTFPGQGLNAVAFSGFACAHRIAVDLGLEPGILGL; from the coding sequence ATGCCTGATGTTTCCCAGTCTGCTGCCACCCAAAAGTTATCTGCTGAAGCGGCAGATTCCCTTGCAAACGAAGAATTTGATGTCATTGTGATTGGTTCAGGCATTGGGGGACTGGTGACGGCAACCCAACTTGCAGCGAAGGGAGCGAGGGTCTTGGTGCTGGAGCGATACTTGATTCCAGGTGGCAGTGCTGGATATTTTGAGCGAGAAGGCTATCGGTTTGATGTGGGAGCCTCGATGATTTTTGGTTTTGGCGATCGAGGGACAACCAATCTGCTGACTCGGGCTTTGAAAGCAGTCAACGTTAGCTTGGAAACGATTCCTGACCCTGTACAGATTCACTATCACTTGCCGCAGGGGTTGGAGCTGAAAGTCCATCGAGATTATGAGAATTTTTTGCAAGAACTAACTGAGCATTTTCCCCAGGAGCGCGAGGGAATTCGCCGCTTTTATGATGAATGCTGGCAGGTATTCAACTGCCTTAATGCGATGGATTTACTGTCGCTTGAAGAACCACGCTATCTGATGCGGGTTTTCTTTCAGCATCCCTTCGCCTGTTTAGGGCTAGTCAAGTATCTGCCGCAGAATGTGGGTGAGATTGCGCGTCGCTATATCCAAGATCCGGCACTGCTCAAGTTCATTGATATGGAGTGCTATTGCTGGTCGGTCGTTCCAGCCGATCGAACTCCCATGATTAATGCGGGAATGGTGTTCAGCGATCGACATTATGGCGGCATCAACTATCCGAAAGGCGGTGTGGGACAAATTGCCCAAAAGCTAGTAGAAGGCTTAGAGAAAGCAGGCGGACAAATTCGCTATAAGGCTAGAGTCACCGAAGTTGTGCGGCAAAATGGGCGTGCGATCGGCGTGCAGCTTGCTTCAGGGCAGGTTGTTCGGGCAAGGCAGGTTGTCTCGAATGCCACTCGCTGGGATACGTTTGAAAACTTGCTCCCCCAGGCAGAAATGCCACCTTCTGAAACAAAATGGCGCAAGCGCTATCAAAAATCACCCAGTTTCTTCAGCTTGCATTTAGGTGTCAAAGCAGAGGTGCTGCCCCCCGGTACAGAATGTCATCACATCCTGCTGGAAGATTGGGAGTGCATGGAAGCAGCAAAAGGCACCATTTTTGTTTCAATTCCAACGCTGCTTGATCCTGACTTGGCTCCATCCGGCCATCACATTATTCACGCCTTTACCCCAGACTGGATTGAGAACTGGCAAAACCTTTCACCCAGTGACTACGAAGCAAAGAAAGAAGAAGTAGCAGCGCAGATTATCGATCGCCTCTCCGCACTTTTTCCTAACTTGGTAGCAGGGCTGGACTATCAAGAAGCAGGTACACCCCGGACTCATCGCCGTTTTCTCGGACGAATGGACGGCACCTATGGACCAATCCCTGCTCGAAAGCTCATGGGCTTACTAGGAATGCCCTTTAACCGAACCGCAATTCCTGGATTGTACTGCGTTGGTGATAGTACTTTTCCGGGGCAAGGGTTGAATGCCGTTGCTTTTTCTGGCTTTGCCTGTGCTCACCGAATCGCAGTAGATTTGGGGCTAGAGCCGGGCATTTTAGGGCTGTAA
- the rpsO gene encoding 30S ribosomal protein S15 → MALLQERKQEIITDYQIHETDTGSADIQVAMLTERINKLSAHLRENKKDHSSRRGLLKMIGQRKRLLAYILKHDQERYRGLLTRLGIRG, encoded by the coding sequence ATGGCACTGCTGCAAGAGCGTAAACAGGAAATTATTACTGATTATCAGATTCACGAAACCGATACCGGATCGGCAGATATTCAGGTTGCAATGCTGACAGAGCGCATTAATAAGCTGAGCGCCCACCTAAGAGAAAACAAAAAAGACCATTCTTCGCGGCGGGGTCTACTCAAGATGATTGGTCAGCGGAAACGTTTGCTGGCTTACATCTTGAAGCATGATCAGGAACGCTATCGCGGTCTTCTCACCCGCCTCGGTATTCGAGGCTAG
- a CDS encoding potassium channel protein gives MQSPFRRIVTGATFFGATIVCALIGYVGFGCPILDALYMVVITIFGVGYGEFCPVSPNTRLFTIFVIVAGVVSVAYIVGGFVQSMAEGEVKQVLEHRRKTKDLKNLQRHTMVCGFGRIGQVLARQLFESKQPFVILDNSEERIAIAEEMGYCVYLGNATDEYTLLAAGIERAKVLATVLPDDAANVFITLTARGLNPELMIVARGELPSTEKKLRLAGADHVVLPASISGQRIANLITHPNTIEFLDQNDERARLNELLAQIDVQVDELTIPLNSLLVGHPLADLEVRGKGIFIVVALKKDGKLVIHPDHNMLLNVGDTVIVLGHRGDIPQFTHLYRMQRSTRYRGAQS, from the coding sequence ATGCAGTCCCCTTTTCGGCGGATTGTCACCGGAGCCACCTTCTTTGGCGCGACGATCGTTTGCGCCCTCATTGGCTACGTCGGGTTTGGCTGTCCGATACTTGATGCCCTTTACATGGTTGTCATCACGATCTTTGGGGTGGGCTACGGCGAATTTTGCCCAGTGTCGCCGAATACAAGGCTTTTCACCATTTTTGTGATTGTGGCAGGAGTGGTTTCAGTGGCTTATATCGTGGGGGGATTTGTGCAATCAATGGCAGAAGGCGAAGTAAAACAAGTTTTGGAACACCGACGAAAAACGAAAGACTTGAAAAACTTACAGCGACATACCATGGTCTGTGGCTTTGGGCGGATTGGACAGGTCTTGGCTCGTCAGCTATTTGAATCTAAGCAGCCATTTGTAATTTTGGATAACTCAGAGGAGCGGATTGCAATTGCTGAAGAGATGGGTTATTGCGTCTACCTGGGTAATGCAACCGATGAATACACGCTGCTGGCGGCTGGGATTGAGCGGGCAAAGGTGCTGGCAACGGTGCTGCCTGATGATGCTGCCAATGTTTTTATCACGCTCACTGCCAGGGGTCTCAATCCAGAGTTGATGATCGTGGCGCGTGGTGAACTGCCCTCCACCGAGAAAAAACTGCGGCTTGCCGGAGCTGATCACGTTGTTCTACCTGCCAGTATCAGTGGTCAACGAATCGCAAATCTAATTACGCACCCCAACACGATCGAATTCCTTGATCAGAACGACGAGCGTGCTCGCCTCAACGAACTTTTAGCCCAGATCGATGTCCAGGTTGATGAACTGACGATTCCGCTTAATTCACTTCTGGTTGGACATCCGCTCGCTGATCTGGAAGTCCGGGGCAAAGGCATCTTTATCGTTGTTGCATTAAAAAAAGACGGTAAGTTGGTGATCCACCCCGACCACAATATGCTGCTCAATGTCGGTGATACGGTGATTGTGCTGGGGCATCGAGGCGATATTCCCCAATTTACTCATCTCTATCGAATGCAGCGATCGACTCGGTATCGGGGGGCACAGTCGTGA
- a CDS encoding Npun_F0813 family protein → MFILKRQDVEISSIQHPKKDQQIPILQYQGQTFRLINVFSAAQEEDAKAFWRDLTDNRGKACVLLEEPDRYSVWGKVRLDQLGADTPEPQANAQAAIPGLIQAGLLLLQGMYIDIEDLLGARQGSSFQKDITAVFQQGRFPQTESSSAVHELLTADPLGSLSLPSWQEAHLNLLLQELYRLGKQYFGNTNFTERVIDVLQDLPDRERTLFFSWLRQSPHGKLWQS, encoded by the coding sequence ATGTTTATCCTTAAGCGGCAGGATGTTGAAATCTCCAGCATTCAGCACCCCAAAAAAGATCAGCAAATCCCAATTCTGCAATATCAAGGACAGACCTTTCGCCTAATCAACGTCTTCAGCGCTGCCCAAGAAGAAGACGCAAAAGCATTTTGGCGAGATTTAACAGACAACCGGGGGAAGGCTTGTGTCCTTCTGGAAGAGCCAGACCGATATAGTGTTTGGGGGAAAGTCAGGCTGGATCAACTGGGAGCAGATACGCCAGAGCCTCAAGCAAACGCCCAAGCAGCCATACCAGGGCTAATACAGGCAGGCTTACTGTTGCTCCAGGGCATGTATATCGATATTGAGGATTTGCTTGGTGCGAGACAGGGCAGTAGCTTTCAAAAAGATATTACCGCTGTTTTTCAGCAGGGGCGATTTCCACAAACTGAATCCTCCAGTGCCGTTCACGAGCTTCTTACCGCTGATCCACTGGGTTCTCTATCCCTCCCATCCTGGCAAGAAGCTCATCTCAACCTGCTGCTGCAAGAACTCTATCGGTTGGGAAAGCAATATTTTGGTAATACCAATTTCACAGAGCGAGTCATCGATGTGCTTCAAGATCTGCCCGATCGAGAACGCACTTTATTTTTTAGCTGGTTGCGCCAGTCACCTCATGGCAAACTTTGGCAATCTTGA
- a CDS encoding HetZ-related protein 2, with amino-acid sequence MALAEELRESWRSRLQVGSPNLSASDRESIIDWLLGEDRERFDALSPSELAVAQQAMDYRYRILQQRYLGVQPDRAYQQLIQRLSSLFLIRSKIRTWVALSRDRRRTVVDVLQEVIQELLQSDSYMRQQITWLGQCTSNPRLRNALMLASIEEYCLRPIRNQPLLVYRFVNYLRRSQRGGMTQVPTGDLIRLVSEEITPDEADNPVSLLDSEAIAQYQDQQAAQEQQVLRDRVLQEFSNYLIEEVDPVAAEWLKLHVKGQSQEAIAQALNLPIKQVYRLREKISYHAIRVFGFKQQSELVGSWLGVSLAEHNLGLTLEQWEQFLGGLTPVQQKIIEKLKAGQRIEAIAKDLNMKVNQVTGEWSKLYLAAQAIRTAE; translated from the coding sequence ATGGCACTGGCTGAGGAACTAAGGGAATCATGGCGATCGCGGCTTCAGGTGGGCAGTCCTAATCTGTCGGCAAGCGATCGGGAGAGCATTATTGATTGGTTGTTAGGAGAAGACAGAGAACGATTTGATGCGCTCTCTCCATCTGAGCTGGCCGTGGCACAGCAGGCAATGGACTACCGCTATCGCATCTTACAGCAGCGGTATCTGGGAGTGCAGCCCGATCGCGCTTATCAGCAGTTGATCCAGCGTCTTAGCAGCTTGTTTCTAATTCGTAGCAAAATTCGGACTTGGGTGGCGTTGTCCCGCGATCGTCGTCGAACCGTTGTGGATGTGTTGCAAGAAGTGATCCAGGAACTGCTCCAGAGTGATAGCTATATGCGGCAGCAAATTACCTGGTTGGGGCAATGTACATCTAACCCTCGGCTGCGGAATGCTCTGATGCTCGCCAGTATTGAAGAATATTGCCTGCGTCCAATTCGCAACCAGCCTCTCCTGGTGTATCGATTTGTTAACTACCTGCGGCGCTCTCAGCGGGGGGGCATGACGCAAGTGCCTACGGGTGACCTGATTCGGCTAGTTTCAGAGGAAATTACGCCAGATGAGGCAGATAATCCGGTCAGCTTGCTTGATTCAGAAGCGATCGCTCAATACCAGGATCAACAAGCCGCTCAGGAACAGCAAGTCCTCCGTGATCGAGTGCTGCAAGAATTTAGCAATTACCTGATTGAAGAAGTTGATCCGGTCGCGGCAGAGTGGCTGAAGCTTCATGTTAAGGGGCAGTCTCAGGAAGCGATCGCTCAGGCTTTAAACTTACCGATTAAGCAGGTCTATCGATTGCGTGAAAAGATTAGCTATCATGCAATCCGAGTATTTGGTTTCAAGCAACAATCTGAGTTGGTTGGTTCCTGGCTCGGTGTTTCTCTGGCGGAGCACAATCTCGGGCTTACCCTGGAGCAATGGGAGCAATTTTTAGGTGGGCTAACTCCTGTTCAGCAGAAAATTATTGAAAAGCTAAAAGCAGGGCAACGAATAGAAGCGATTGCAAAAGACCTCAATATGAAGGTCAATCAGGTAACGGGGGAATGGAGTAAACTTTACTTAGCAGCCCAAGCAATTCGCACTGCCGAATAA
- a CDS encoding MATE family efflux transporter translates to MSAFLTRSRLSTEIRNCLALALPLAGAQLAQAMTAFADTVMMGLLGSEALAAGGLGAALFQACLLVSSSIVSAVSSLGAAAFGAGQSERVGQVVRQGLWLAVVMAVPIVFLLWFSEPLFQGLGQEASVTQQSESYLRAIVWGFFPALGFAVLRHFVSALSQPRSVIVIMIGGTLFNVAANYVLMFGKFGLPALGLAGIGWASTLSLWGMFLALILHIRSQTHFRTYGVFRNLHHFEGRLFAELLHVGLPIGILSAAETGLFTVTTFLMGQLGTATLAAHQIALQTAALTFMIPLGISFANTVRVGQFLGQGDLQSAKLAGYTGMSIGVGFMALMALLFWTVPEAIVSLYLDIRNPANQAVVTLAKQLLGVAAMFQVVDGLQVTAVGALRGLKDTRIPMLIGLLAYWGIGLTCGYTLGLRFGFGGVGLWWGLAIGLVLAASILTWRFSTSSLWAEGIENRWDR, encoded by the coding sequence ATGTCCGCTTTTTTGACTCGATCGAGACTTTCAACTGAAATCCGCAATTGTCTTGCCCTTGCCCTACCGCTCGCAGGAGCACAACTGGCACAAGCGATGACTGCCTTTGCCGATACGGTCATGATGGGCTTACTGGGTAGTGAAGCACTTGCTGCAGGAGGATTAGGGGCTGCTTTGTTTCAGGCTTGCTTACTTGTGAGTTCCTCGATCGTTTCAGCTGTGAGTTCTCTGGGTGCAGCAGCGTTTGGGGCAGGGCAATCTGAGCGGGTGGGACAGGTCGTGCGGCAGGGCTTATGGTTGGCTGTTGTGATGGCAGTGCCGATCGTCTTTTTGCTCTGGTTCTCGGAGCCACTGTTTCAAGGGTTAGGACAGGAAGCCAGCGTTACTCAGCAATCTGAATCTTACTTAAGAGCGATCGTCTGGGGCTTCTTTCCAGCACTCGGTTTTGCCGTCTTGCGGCACTTCGTCTCTGCTCTGTCACAACCTCGCTCAGTCATCGTCATTATGATTGGCGGCACTCTGTTTAATGTGGCAGCAAACTATGTGCTGATGTTTGGTAAGTTTGGGTTGCCTGCGCTGGGGTTAGCTGGCATTGGTTGGGCAAGCACCCTCTCACTCTGGGGGATGTTCCTTGCCCTGATCTTGCATATCCGCAGTCAAACACACTTCAGAACATACGGCGTGTTTCGGAATCTACACCATTTTGAAGGCAGGCTCTTTGCTGAGTTGCTTCATGTCGGGCTACCGATCGGCATTCTCTCGGCGGCCGAAACAGGCTTATTTACCGTCACCACTTTCCTCATGGGACAGCTAGGCACAGCAACTCTGGCAGCCCACCAAATTGCTCTACAAACTGCCGCTCTGACCTTCATGATTCCGCTTGGTATCTCTTTTGCCAATACTGTCCGCGTGGGGCAATTTTTAGGACAGGGGGACCTCCAAAGTGCAAAGCTTGCAGGCTATACAGGCATGAGTATTGGGGTAGGATTCATGGCTCTCATGGCATTGCTGTTCTGGACAGTTCCAGAGGCGATCGTGTCTCTCTATCTAGATATCCGCAATCCGGCGAATCAAGCTGTCGTTACACTCGCAAAGCAACTGTTGGGTGTTGCAGCAATGTTTCAAGTGGTAGATGGCTTGCAAGTCACGGCTGTTGGTGCGCTCCGAGGACTGAAAGACACCCGAATTCCCATGCTGATTGGGCTACTTGCCTACTGGGGCATTGGTCTCACCTGTGGCTATACACTGGGATTGCGTTTTGGGTTTGGCGGAGTCGGGCTATGGTGGGGTCTGGCGATCGGATTAGTCCTGGCAGCCAGCATTCTCACATGGCGTTTTAGCACCAGTTCACTGTGGGCGGAAGGGATAGAGAACCGGTGGGATAGATAA